In one window of Chryseobacterium phocaeense DNA:
- a CDS encoding DUF2207 domain-containing protein, which translates to MKKWLQLFLLQFFCIAFAQTNGEITDQMSTAGPEKILSFHSDIDVDKKSGITVTENIRVYSLGNNIKRGIFRALPLSRNLNNKNQKVRYTIISVKKNGEREDYHEETGDGYLKIYAGNKDVILNPGTYDYEIKYKTENQIGFFDKYDEFYWNVNGTYWDFDADTVSAKVNLPAGAEIIQNSCYTGAYGSNNQNCTVNVLSDHSIEWGASGLRANEGLTIAVGFKKGLMLPPPPPGFLEKYGILISEFIFLLGLILYLYSTWMKYGIDPQSPTVYPQFNVPENFSPASLGYISSETFKNKYLTAAIVNLAVKGYVRIIEGESDGVLGFFSSKTFTLKKLKEADEALPKEEINLMNSLFSETTDSVEFDGKYNSKIEKAVRNFKETLSFQHDDFLNEGNNTKKLMLPLFLISLMYAVGLWVSYRILPEFERVFAGAALYVILFLVFIFVSFLFRNLGIKFLIPVSVVIILAVGGIVSSLSSGADYFNFNVCYMFIALAFCVMMFYQYLIKQPSKEKLRKKSLIDGFKMYMGAAENEQLKFHNPPQMTPQVFETLLPFAMVMGVDQIWGQRFDDLLKKTAAEYQNSWYYGGTLNHYAFASTLNSSLTQSIQSASTQPSSSSSGSGGGGFSGGGGGGGGGGGW; encoded by the coding sequence ATGAAAAAGTGGCTGCAGCTTTTCCTTCTTCAGTTTTTTTGCATAGCCTTCGCCCAGACCAATGGGGAAATAACGGATCAGATGTCTACTGCAGGGCCGGAAAAAATTCTTTCCTTTCATTCCGATATTGATGTAGACAAAAAATCGGGAATCACCGTTACTGAAAATATCAGGGTATACAGCCTCGGAAATAATATCAAAAGAGGGATTTTCCGTGCGCTTCCCCTGTCCAGAAATCTGAACAATAAAAACCAGAAAGTAAGATATACCATTATTTCAGTAAAGAAAAACGGGGAACGCGAAGACTATCATGAAGAAACCGGAGACGGCTATTTAAAAATATATGCCGGAAATAAAGATGTAATCCTGAATCCTGGAACCTACGACTACGAAATAAAATATAAAACAGAGAACCAGATTGGTTTCTTTGATAAGTATGATGAATTTTACTGGAATGTCAACGGAACGTATTGGGATTTTGACGCAGATACAGTCTCTGCAAAAGTAAATCTTCCTGCCGGAGCTGAAATTATTCAGAATTCCTGCTATACCGGAGCCTATGGAAGTAATAATCAAAATTGTACAGTTAATGTACTGTCAGACCATTCTATAGAGTGGGGGGCTTCAGGACTTCGGGCTAATGAGGGGCTTACCATTGCGGTAGGTTTCAAAAAAGGATTGATGCTACCGCCACCGCCGCCTGGTTTCCTGGAAAAGTATGGGATTCTGATCTCAGAATTCATCTTTTTACTGGGATTGATCCTGTATCTCTATTCGACATGGATGAAATATGGAATAGATCCCCAGAGCCCTACGGTTTATCCACAGTTTAATGTTCCCGAAAATTTTTCACCGGCCTCTCTTGGTTATATCAGCAGTGAAACTTTTAAAAATAAATACTTAACGGCAGCTATCGTCAATCTCGCTGTAAAAGGATATGTCAGAATCATAGAAGGTGAAAGTGATGGTGTGCTCGGTTTTTTTAGTTCCAAAACGTTTACCCTGAAGAAACTGAAAGAAGCGGATGAAGCTCTTCCCAAAGAGGAAATTAACCTCATGAACAGTCTTTTTTCGGAAACCACGGATTCAGTAGAATTTGACGGAAAATACAATTCAAAAATTGAAAAAGCAGTCCGGAATTTCAAAGAAACACTGAGTTTCCAGCATGACGACTTCTTAAATGAAGGAAATAATACAAAAAAGCTGATGCTTCCATTATTCCTCATCAGTCTGATGTATGCTGTTGGGTTATGGGTAAGCTACCGGATACTTCCCGAATTTGAAAGGGTTTTTGCTGGCGCAGCTTTATATGTTATCCTTTTCCTGGTATTTATTTTCGTGTCGTTTTTGTTCAGAAATCTTGGTATAAAATTTCTGATCCCGGTATCTGTTGTTATCATTCTGGCGGTAGGAGGAATTGTTTCTTCATTGTCATCAGGCGCTGATTATTTTAATTTCAATGTATGCTATATGTTTATTGCTCTTGCATTTTGCGTCATGATGTTTTACCAGTATCTCATCAAGCAGCCATCCAAAGAAAAGCTTAGAAAAAAATCTTTAATAGACGGATTCAAAATGTATATGGGCGCAGCAGAAAATGAGCAGCTGAAATTTCATAATCCTCCTCAGATGACGCCGCAGGTTTTTGAAACATTGCTTCCTTTTGCCATGGTAATGGGAGTGGATCAGATCTGGGGGCAGAGATTTGATGACCTGCTGAAAAAAACTGCCGCAGAATACCAAAACAGCTGGTATTATGGTGGTACCCTGAATCATTATGCTTTTGCAAGCACCCTGAACTCAAGCCTTACTCAATCCATACAATCTGCATCTACCCAACCTTCCAGCTCAAGTAGTGGTTCCGGTGGTGGTGGATTCTCCGGCGGTGGTGGAGGCGGCGGTGGCGGTGGGGGCTGGTAA
- a CDS encoding LemA family protein, with protein MTILIIIAVVAVCLIYAVSIYNRLVKLRNLVQEAWSSIDVMLKKRHDLIPNLVETVKGYATHERETLDSVIRARTQAVGADSLQAKEAAEKNLNQAMMNLFAVAEQYPDLKANANFQQLQSELTSIENDVEKSRRYYNGTVRENNTLVESFPSNIIANMYKFEKSPFFELENIAERQVPTVKF; from the coding sequence ATGACCATACTTATCATTATTGCTGTAGTTGCAGTATGCCTTATTTATGCAGTATCTATCTATAACCGTCTTGTAAAACTGAGAAACCTGGTTCAGGAAGCATGGAGCAGTATAGATGTGATGCTTAAAAAGCGGCATGATCTGATTCCCAATCTTGTGGAAACGGTGAAAGGCTACGCTACCCATGAACGCGAAACCCTCGACAGTGTGATCAGGGCCAGAACCCAGGCGGTAGGTGCAGATTCGCTTCAGGCTAAAGAAGCAGCAGAGAAAAATCTGAATCAGGCGATGATGAATTTGTTTGCCGTGGCCGAGCAGTATCCGGATCTGAAAGCAAATGCCAATTTCCAGCAACTGCAGAGCGAGCTTACTTCTATAGAAAATGACGTGGAAAAATCCAGAAGATATTATAACGGAACAGTTCGTGAGAACAATACTTTGGTGGAATCTTTTCCAAGCAATATCATCGCGAATATGTATAAGTTTGAGAAATCACCATTCTTTGAACTGGAAAATATTGCAGAAAGACAAGTTCCAACCGTAAAATTCTAA
- the murA gene encoding UDP-N-acetylglucosamine 1-carboxyvinyltransferase, whose product MSGTFQIRGGKRLHGEITPQGAKNEALQILCAVLLTDEEVRIKNIPDIHDVNRLIEILGDFGVKVTKNGQGDFTFKADQVNFDYIKSHEFKKDGAKLRGSIMLMGPMLARYGEAYMPTPGGDKIGRRRLDTHFQGLVELGAEFNYDEEEYFYSLKAKELRGKFILLEEASVTGTANIVMAATLAKGKTRIYNAACEPYLQQLCKMLNRMGANISGIGSNLLTIEGVEYLRGTEHTMLPDMVEIGSWIGLAAMTKSEITIKNVNWSQLGVIPNTFRKLGIQLEQSNDDIFIPAQENYRIQKFIDGSILTISDAPWPGFTPDLLSIILVVATQAKGSLLVHQKMFESRLFFVDKLIDMGAQIILCDPHRATVIGLNQETPLRGTTMVSPDIRAGNALLIAALSAEGKSIIHNIEQIDRGYENIDGRLKAIGADIERI is encoded by the coding sequence ATGAGTGGAACATTTCAGATAAGAGGAGGAAAGAGACTGCATGGGGAAATCACTCCACAAGGGGCAAAAAATGAAGCTCTACAAATTTTATGTGCGGTTTTGTTAACAGATGAGGAGGTAAGAATTAAAAATATTCCGGATATCCACGATGTGAACAGACTGATTGAAATTTTAGGAGATTTCGGGGTCAAAGTTACGAAAAACGGTCAGGGAGATTTCACATTCAAAGCGGATCAGGTTAATTTTGATTATATAAAGTCCCACGAATTTAAAAAAGACGGCGCCAAACTAAGAGGCTCTATTATGCTTATGGGCCCTATGCTTGCCCGCTACGGAGAGGCTTATATGCCGACTCCGGGAGGTGACAAGATCGGAAGAAGAAGATTAGACACGCATTTCCAGGGACTTGTAGAGCTTGGTGCTGAGTTTAACTATGATGAAGAGGAATATTTTTATTCATTAAAAGCCAAAGAGCTCAGAGGAAAATTTATTCTTCTTGAGGAGGCTTCTGTAACCGGAACAGCCAATATCGTTATGGCTGCTACCCTTGCCAAAGGAAAAACAAGAATTTACAACGCCGCCTGCGAACCTTATCTTCAGCAATTATGCAAAATGCTGAACAGGATGGGTGCGAACATTTCAGGAATTGGTTCCAACCTTCTTACGATTGAAGGGGTAGAATACCTTCGCGGTACAGAACACACGATGCTTCCGGACATGGTAGAAATCGGCTCATGGATAGGTCTTGCCGCCATGACGAAATCTGAAATCACCATCAAAAATGTAAACTGGAGCCAGCTTGGCGTAATTCCCAATACATTCAGAAAATTAGGAATCCAGCTTGAGCAGAGCAACGATGATATCTTTATTCCAGCCCAGGAAAATTACCGCATCCAAAAGTTTATCGACGGATCTATCCTTACAATTTCGGATGCTCCATGGCCGGGATTCACACCGGATTTATTATCAATTATTCTGGTAGTAGCCACACAGGCGAAAGGAAGCTTACTGGTTCATCAGAAAATGTTCGAATCCAGATTGTTCTTTGTAGATAAGCTGATCGATATGGGCGCCCAGATTATTCTATGTGATCCACACAGGGCTACGGTTATCGGGCTGAACCAGGAAACCCCGCTCAGAGGGACTACCATGGTTTCCCCTGACATCAGAGCCGGAAACGCTCTTCTGATTGCAGCGCTTTCTGCAGAAGGAAAATCTATTATCCACAATATTGAGCAGATCGACAGAGGGTATGAAAATATTGACGGAAGGCTGAAAGCCATTGGTGCTGATATTGAAAGAATTTAA
- a CDS encoding alpha-amylase: protein MKKIHVLVSMLAMLAFNACQDRDENENLKKEEVHNKIVNVTSHDGRPFSTGSGSAAGKFVSGPGGGVLMQGFYWDVPEGGTWWNVVKDKLTAWSDSGISAVWLPPASKAQNGAYSMGYDPTDYYDFGNFNQNGSVETRFGSRTELEALITKAHAENMQVYADIVINHNSGGQSQANPFTGTNTWTDFSGISSGKFQRSYNDFYKNSYGNNDEGAFGGFPDLCHANPYVQDWLWGRDDSVGKYYKNVMKFDGWRFDYVKGFGPWVVNTWNSNVGGFSVGELWDSNVNTLEWWANNANSSVFDFAAYYKMDEAFDNGNLNVLNDDMMWKRNPYKAVTFVANHDTDIIYNKMPAYAYILTHEGYPTIFYRDYEEWLNKERLNNLIWIHNNKATGTTSILYTDNDEYIARRNGYNGNPGLVVYINNSSSWQERWVETNWSSKQIKDFTGHSSWYPTTQGDKYVKIQCPPNSYSIWSLNQ from the coding sequence ATGAAAAAAATACATGTACTCGTTTCGATGCTGGCTATGCTGGCTTTTAATGCCTGTCAGGACAGGGATGAAAATGAAAATCTTAAGAAAGAAGAAGTTCATAATAAAATTGTAAATGTTACCAGTCATGATGGCCGTCCGTTCAGTACAGGATCAGGATCAGCAGCCGGAAAATTCGTTTCCGGTCCCGGTGGAGGTGTTTTAATGCAGGGCTTTTACTGGGATGTCCCTGAAGGTGGAACCTGGTGGAATGTTGTTAAAGATAAGCTTACCGCCTGGTCGGATTCCGGAATCAGTGCCGTGTGGCTTCCTCCCGCATCAAAAGCCCAGAACGGAGCCTATTCTATGGGTTATGACCCTACGGATTACTATGATTTTGGAAACTTTAATCAGAATGGAAGTGTAGAAACCCGTTTTGGCTCCAGAACCGAGCTGGAAGCATTGATTACAAAAGCACATGCAGAAAATATGCAGGTATATGCGGATATTGTGATCAACCATAACAGTGGCGGGCAGTCCCAGGCCAATCCGTTTACAGGAACCAATACCTGGACGGATTTCTCAGGAATTTCTTCCGGAAAGTTCCAAAGAAGTTATAATGATTTCTACAAAAATTCCTACGGAAATAATGACGAAGGTGCCTTTGGAGGATTTCCGGATTTATGCCACGCCAATCCGTATGTTCAGGACTGGCTTTGGGGAAGAGACGATTCTGTAGGAAAATACTACAAAAATGTAATGAAGTTTGATGGCTGGAGATTTGATTATGTGAAAGGCTTCGGACCATGGGTAGTCAATACCTGGAATTCAAATGTTGGCGGATTTTCAGTCGGGGAACTTTGGGATTCCAATGTAAATACCCTGGAGTGGTGGGCGAACAATGCCAACAGTTCCGTATTCGATTTTGCCGCATACTATAAAATGGATGAAGCTTTTGACAATGGGAACTTAAATGTGCTGAATGATGACATGATGTGGAAAAGAAATCCTTACAAAGCGGTTACCTTTGTGGCCAATCATGACACCGATATTATTTACAACAAAATGCCGGCCTATGCCTACATTCTTACCCATGAAGGCTATCCCACTATTTTCTACCGGGATTATGAAGAATGGCTGAATAAAGAAAGATTAAATAATCTGATCTGGATTCATAACAACAAAGCCACAGGAACAACCTCTATCCTGTATACGGATAACGATGAGTATATTGCCAGACGTAATGGTTACAACGGAAATCCGGGACTGGTGGTCTATATCAATAATTCCTCCAGCTGGCAGGAAAGATGGGTGGAAACTAACTGGAGCAGTAAGCAGATCAAAGATTTTACAGGACACTCAAGCTGGTATCCAACGACCCAGGGAGATAAATATGTAAAAATCCAGTGTCCCCCAAACTCTTATTCAATATGGTCTCTGAACCAATAA
- a CDS encoding NIL domain-containing protein: MITPNPTLQVIPNNIINLPKKELILEIELNGKMKFEHLMNTIYNQFGICHRVLSANVEYVNGNSFGSVQLYINVNSEDYQLLEFYLNKNKLLSTAVEYNCRKYF, translated from the coding sequence ATGATTACACCAAATCCTACGCTGCAGGTAATACCTAATAATATAATTAACCTGCCCAAAAAAGAACTGATACTGGAAATAGAATTGAATGGGAAAATGAAATTTGAACATTTGATGAACACCATTTACAATCAGTTTGGGATCTGTCACAGGGTGTTGTCTGCCAACGTGGAGTATGTAAACGGAAACAGTTTTGGTTCGGTACAGTTATACATTAATGTCAATTCAGAAGATTACCAGCTGCTGGAATTTTATCTGAATAAAAATAAACTTTTAAGTACTGCGGTGGAATACAACTGCCGGAAGTATTTTTAG
- a CDS encoding DUF1801 domain-containing protein, whose product MQIPAESVADYISKIPEERQEVFRKLFDTINSNLPKGFQEAVSYGMVGWDVPLETYPAGYHCTPGSPLPFMGLASQKNFIALYHMGIYADPKLLDWFVAEYPKYSKRKLDMGKSCVRFKKLDDIPFELIAEVSKKMTPEDWIGIYESQLKKKK is encoded by the coding sequence ATGCAAATTCCAGCAGAATCCGTTGCCGACTATATCTCAAAAATTCCTGAAGAAAGACAGGAAGTATTCAGAAAATTATTTGATACCATTAACAGTAATCTGCCAAAAGGTTTTCAGGAAGCAGTCAGCTATGGAATGGTAGGCTGGGATGTCCCTCTTGAAACCTATCCTGCAGGATATCACTGCACACCGGGATCGCCGCTGCCTTTTATGGGGCTTGCTTCCCAAAAGAATTTTATAGCACTTTATCATATGGGCATCTATGCAGATCCTAAGCTTCTGGATTGGTTTGTAGCTGAGTATCCAAAGTATTCCAAAAGAAAACTTGACATGGGGAAATCATGTGTCCGCTTTAAAAAACTGGATGATATTCCCTTTGAGCTTATTGCTGAGGTCAGCAAAAAAATGACCCCGGAAGATTGGATCGGTATTTATGAATCCCAGCTTAAAAAAAAGAAGTAG
- a CDS encoding thiol-disulfide oxidoreductase DCC family protein, producing the protein MRKNWEDKHIVFFDGDCGVCNFWVQWILERDHHDRFMFASLQSDFGQKFLSERGLETKAFNTLYLWKPGQYYYIKSRAVLQIANILGGIYKLSAAGKILPAFLSDKAYDLVSRNRMKISNQKCFLPDQHQKKKFIEV; encoded by the coding sequence ATGCGGAAGAATTGGGAAGATAAACATATTGTATTTTTTGACGGCGACTGCGGCGTTTGCAATTTCTGGGTACAGTGGATCCTGGAACGGGATCATCACGACCGGTTTATGTTCGCTTCCCTGCAATCTGATTTCGGACAGAAATTCCTGTCTGAAAGAGGTCTGGAAACTAAGGCATTCAATACTTTGTACCTCTGGAAACCCGGTCAGTACTATTATATAAAATCACGTGCAGTTCTGCAAATTGCCAATATCCTGGGTGGAATTTACAAGCTTTCTGCCGCAGGAAAAATACTTCCTGCTTTTTTAAGTGATAAGGCTTATGATCTCGTTTCAAGAAACAGGATGAAAATTTCCAATCAGAAATGTTTTCTCCCTGATCAGCATCAGAAGAAAAAATTTATTGAGGTCTAG
- a CDS encoding YiiX/YebB-like N1pC/P60 family cysteine hydrolase, protein MSYQMILSKKNPFPKTAGAFIRIMFFAVLFVLQYCTPRAKSALLKNGDLLFVTAKDTGLSEAINNVTQKQKEASFDHIGIVETKNNHWYVLHAAPKGGSQKQRLDDFLKDQSDDGQKVIIYRLKPEYQKSVPAALKKAESMLGKPYNFNYILDENSYYCSDYIERAFRESSIFKLEPMTFIDHKTGRTNEFWTEFYKKKNLEVPEGQPGCNPNGLAASEKLERVGGL, encoded by the coding sequence ATGAGCTATCAAATGATTTTGTCCAAAAAAAATCCTTTTCCAAAAACTGCAGGAGCATTCATCCGGATTATGTTTTTTGCTGTGCTGTTTGTGCTGCAGTATTGTACTCCACGTGCTAAATCTGCATTGTTAAAGAATGGGGATCTGCTGTTTGTCACGGCAAAAGATACCGGCCTTTCCGAGGCGATTAATAATGTCACTCAAAAGCAAAAAGAAGCATCTTTTGACCATATCGGGATTGTTGAAACAAAAAATAATCATTGGTATGTGCTTCACGCGGCTCCAAAAGGAGGTTCTCAAAAGCAGAGACTTGACGATTTTCTCAAAGATCAGTCTGATGACGGGCAAAAAGTAATCATCTACCGCCTGAAACCGGAATATCAGAAATCAGTACCTGCAGCCCTGAAAAAAGCAGAATCCATGCTGGGAAAACCATACAATTTCAATTATATTCTGGATGAAAATTCTTATTACTGTTCAGATTATATTGAAAGAGCATTCAGGGAAAGCAGTATTTTCAAACTGGAACCCATGACATTCATCGATCATAAAACAGGGAGAACCAATGAATTCTGGACAGAGTTCTATAAAAAGAAAAACCTTGAAGTTCCTGAAGGACAGCCGGGTTGCAATCCCAATGGACTGGCTGCCTCAGAGAAACTGGAAAGGGTAGGTGGACTTTAA
- a CDS encoding heme-binding domain-containing protein → MKKIVVVLLVAFIIIQFFPIDKTNPPLTPGMDFLKIKNTPEPIAKTIRTSCYDCHSNETRYPWYSNISPASWFVKNHIDEGRKHLNFSTFATYEPKRQAHKLEECIEMIEKKEMPLESYYVGHQNAKLTDAQRKELAEYFKKEKEETERKMAF, encoded by the coding sequence ATGAAAAAAATAGTGGTTGTCCTGCTTGTAGCCTTTATTATTATTCAGTTTTTTCCGATTGACAAAACCAATCCGCCACTTACTCCCGGCATGGATTTCCTGAAGATCAAGAACACCCCGGAGCCCATCGCAAAAACCATCCGTACCTCTTGCTACGACTGCCATTCCAATGAAACCCGATATCCATGGTATTCGAATATTTCTCCGGCTTCATGGTTTGTCAAAAATCATATCGACGAAGGAAGAAAACATCTTAATTTTTCTACCTTTGCTACGTACGAACCAAAAAGACAGGCTCATAAGCTGGAAGAATGCATAGAAATGATTGAAAAGAAAGAAATGCCTCTGGAATCTTATTATGTAGGACATCAGAATGCCAAACTGACAGATGCCCAGCGTAAGGAACTTGCAGAGTATTTCAAAAAAGAAAAAGAAGAAACCGAAAGGAAAATGGCATTTTAA
- a CDS encoding DUF4290 domain-containing protein: MEYNTQKTQLHMPEYGRIIQQLVERCKELPTKEERSEMAMAIIDFMGQRNPQLRDEENYKHKLWDHLFILANYDLDVESPYPFPTREQLAERPKKMEYPKLQGDFKFYGKSILQLIEKAIELEPGDEKEALIEVIANNMKKSYNVYNKEHVTDDVIFRHLKELSENRLDLTGIESLEKSKIYYTNNSNNRNSNSNNRNNNSNNNNKNQTNKRRHNNNHKNRK, encoded by the coding sequence ATGGAATACAATACCCAAAAAACCCAGCTTCACATGCCGGAATACGGCAGAATCATACAGCAGTTGGTTGAACGCTGCAAAGAACTCCCTACCAAAGAGGAAAGGAGTGAGATGGCTATGGCTATCATCGATTTTATGGGTCAGAGAAACCCACAGCTTCGGGACGAAGAAAATTATAAGCATAAACTTTGGGATCATCTTTTCATTTTAGCAAATTATGATCTTGATGTGGAATCACCATATCCTTTTCCTACCAGGGAACAGCTTGCAGAAAGACCTAAGAAAATGGAATACCCTAAACTTCAGGGAGATTTTAAGTTTTACGGAAAGAGCATTCTTCAGCTGATTGAAAAAGCTATTGAACTGGAACCGGGGGACGAAAAAGAAGCCCTGATTGAAGTGATTGCGAACAATATGAAGAAGTCCTATAATGTATATAATAAGGAACATGTAACGGATGATGTGATTTTCCGCCATCTGAAAGAGCTTTCTGAAAACAGGCTGGACCTTACGGGAATAGAATCTCTGGAAAAGAGCAAAATCTATTATACGAACAACAGCAACAACAGAAACAGCAACAGCAATAACCGAAACAACAACAGCAATAACAATAATAAGAACCAGACCAACAAAAGAAGGCATAACAACAACCATAAAAACAGAAAGTAA
- the katG gene encoding catalase/peroxidase HPI translates to MENDLNDISKCPFHNGTMKKDAVAGGGTKNLDWWPEQLRVDILRQHSSLSDPMDKDFDYAEAFKSLDLEAVKKDLHALMTDSQDWWPADFGHYGPLFIRMAWHSAGTYRVGDGRGGAGAGQQRFAPLNSWPDNVSLDKARRLLWPVKQKYGNKISWADLLILTGNIALESMGFKTFGFAGGREDVWEPDMDVYWGSEKTWLGGDLRYAHGSEGVAERHGVLPSDDDADGDIHSRNLEKPLAAVQMGLIYVNPEGPDGNPDPIAAAKDIRDTFGRMAMNDEETVALIAGGHTFGKTHGAGPADHVGKEPEAAGIELQGLGWSSSYKSGRGADAISSGLEVTWTETPTEWSNYFFKNLFENEWELTKSPAGAHQWVAKNGEEIIPDAFDPAKKHRPTMLTTDLSLRLDPAYEKISRHFYENPDAFADAFSRAWFKLTHRDMGPKARYLGPDVPQEELIWQDPIPEVNHELVNEADVEALKEKIINSGLSTSELVSTAWASASTFRGSDKRGGANGARIRLAPQKDWEVNNPSNIQRVLDGLEKIQREFNDSQIGGKKISIADMIVLAGSAAVEKAAKNAGYDLKVPFAPGRMDASQEQTDVESMSYMEPAADGFRNYLKRKFSVSTESLLIDKAQLLTLTAPELTVLIGGMRVLDTNFDGSKHGVFTSRPGTLTNDFFINLLDMNTQWKSISEDNELYMGADRSTGQPKWTATRADLVFGSNSELRAIAEVYASNDAQAKFVKDFIKVWTKIMNLDRFDLK, encoded by the coding sequence ATGGAAAATGATTTGAATGACATCAGTAAATGCCCGTTCCACAACGGAACTATGAAAAAAGACGCCGTGGCTGGCGGAGGAACCAAAAATCTGGATTGGTGGCCGGAACAGCTGAGGGTAGATATCCTTCGTCAGCACTCTTCACTTTCAGATCCTATGGACAAAGATTTTGATTATGCTGAAGCATTTAAAAGCCTAGATCTGGAAGCTGTAAAAAAAGACCTTCATGCCCTGATGACAGACTCTCAGGATTGGTGGCCTGCCGATTTCGGACATTACGGTCCTCTGTTTATCCGTATGGCCTGGCACAGCGCCGGGACTTATCGGGTAGGTGACGGAAGAGGCGGAGCCGGTGCAGGGCAGCAGCGTTTTGCTCCCCTGAACAGCTGGCCGGACAATGTAAGCTTAGATAAAGCCAGGAGATTGTTATGGCCTGTCAAACAAAAATATGGAAACAAAATTTCTTGGGCGGATCTTCTGATCCTTACCGGGAATATAGCGCTGGAGTCTATGGGCTTTAAGACATTTGGATTTGCAGGCGGGCGTGAAGATGTATGGGAACCGGATATGGATGTGTATTGGGGTTCGGAAAAAACATGGCTGGGCGGTGATTTGCGTTACGCTCACGGTTCAGAAGGAGTAGCTGAAAGACATGGTGTACTTCCTTCCGATGATGATGCAGATGGGGATATTCACTCCAGGAATCTGGAAAAACCGCTTGCAGCAGTGCAGATGGGACTTATCTATGTAAATCCTGAAGGTCCGGACGGAAATCCAGATCCTATTGCAGCGGCTAAAGATATCCGGGATACTTTCGGACGTATGGCTATGAATGACGAAGAAACGGTAGCCCTGATTGCAGGAGGACATACTTTCGGGAAAACTCACGGTGCCGGACCTGCAGATCATGTAGGTAAAGAACCTGAAGCCGCAGGAATTGAGCTTCAGGGATTAGGATGGAGCAGCAGCTATAAGTCCGGAAGAGGTGCAGATGCCATTTCCAGCGGATTGGAAGTAACCTGGACCGAAACTCCTACTGAATGGAGTAATTATTTCTTTAAAAACCTCTTCGAAAATGAATGGGAGCTTACGAAAAGCCCGGCCGGAGCTCATCAGTGGGTAGCCAAGAATGGGGAAGAAATCATTCCGGATGCATTTGACCCTGCAAAAAAACACAGACCTACCATGCTGACCACGGACCTTTCGCTGCGACTGGATCCTGCTTACGAGAAAATCTCAAGACATTTTTATGAAAACCCTGATGCTTTTGCTGATGCGTTCTCAAGAGCGTGGTTTAAGCTTACCCACAGAGATATGGGACCGAAAGCAAGATATCTTGGACCGGATGTGCCACAGGAAGAGCTGATCTGGCAGGACCCTATTCCGGAAGTAAACCATGAGCTGGTGAACGAAGCTGATGTGGAAGCTTTAAAAGAAAAAATAATAAACTCCGGCTTAAGCACCTCTGAGTTGGTATCGACTGCATGGGCTTCTGCTTCTACATTCAGGGGAAGCGACAAAAGAGGCGGTGCCAACGGAGCCAGAATAAGGCTTGCCCCTCAAAAGGATTGGGAGGTAAATAATCCTTCTAATATTCAGAGAGTTTTGGATGGATTGGAGAAAATTCAAAGAGAATTTAATGATTCCCAAATTGGAGGAAAAAAAATATCAATAGCAGATATGATCGTACTGGCAGGAAGCGCGGCTGTGGAAAAAGCGGCAAAAAATGCCGGATATGATCTTAAGGTGCCATTTGCTCCAGGCAGAATGGATGCTTCGCAGGAACAGACCGATGTAGAATCTATGAGCTATATGGAGCCTGCTGCGGATGGATTCCGTAATTATCTGAAAAGAAAATTCAGTGTTTCCACAGAATCATTATTAATTGATAAGGCACAGCTTTTAACACTGACAGCACCCGAGCTTACGGTATTGATTGGTGGAATGCGTGTGCTGGATACGAATTTTGACGGATCTAAACATGGTGTATTTACCAGCCGCCCGGGAACTCTTACCAATGACTTCTTTATTAACCTTCTGGATATGAATACCCAATGGAAGTCAATATCAGAAGATAATGAACTGTATATGGGTGCAGACCGATCAACGGGACAACCGAAATGGACAGCAACCCGTGCAGATTTGGTCTTCGGTTCAAATTCTGAATTAAGAGCAATTGCAGAAGTGTATGCAAGCAATGATGCTCAGGCTAAATTTGTAAAAGACTTTATAAAAGTATGGACTAAAATCATGAACCTAGACAGATTTGATCTGAAATAG